The Streptomyces sp. NBC_01689 genome includes a window with the following:
- a CDS encoding TetR/AcrR family transcriptional regulator, with the protein MPSKRPYVSPLREQAAARTRVLILRCAAELFAGRGYGRVTVADIAAAAGVAAKTVFASVGSKSDILDRIVDQGVADSGYEQAMRQVLAPRNPEEVLAALARGTRLGNEEQFTVHEAILKALPVHENGEALWERATADYRLALDAAARHLHTLDPPPPGPVDETAGLLWFWFGPTGWRTLVVENGWSWDRAEDALRRIAVSSLCPS; encoded by the coding sequence ATGCCGTCGAAACGCCCCTACGTCTCCCCGCTGCGCGAGCAGGCCGCCGCACGGACGCGCGTGCTGATCCTGCGGTGCGCCGCCGAACTGTTCGCCGGACGCGGCTACGGGCGGGTCACCGTCGCCGACATCGCCGCGGCCGCCGGTGTCGCGGCGAAGACCGTCTTCGCGAGCGTCGGCAGCAAGAGCGACATCCTCGACCGGATCGTCGACCAGGGAGTGGCCGACTCGGGCTACGAGCAGGCCATGAGGCAGGTGCTCGCCCCGCGGAACCCCGAGGAGGTCCTGGCGGCCCTGGCGCGCGGGACGCGGCTCGGCAACGAGGAGCAGTTCACGGTGCACGAGGCGATCCTCAAGGCGCTGCCCGTCCACGAGAACGGCGAGGCGCTGTGGGAGCGCGCCACCGCGGACTACCGGCTCGCGCTCGACGCCGCCGCGCGCCACCTGCACACCCTCGATCCGCCGCCCCCCGGCCCCGTCGACGAGACGGCCGGTCTCCTGTGGTTCTGGTTCGGCCCCACCGGCTGGCGCACGCTCGTGGTCGAGAACGGCTGGTCCTGGGACCGGGCCGAGGACGCGTTGCGCCGGATCGCGGTCTCCAGCCTGTGCCCGAGCTGA
- a CDS encoding ester cyclase has protein sequence MGMDTTGLAHGLFRILETGDAALAAEVVGEDFHNREAAVAPSACSIPGPAGVLASSAWMRSAFSDLRFPVLGIAGNDEQVWVRLRMQGRHTGPFVRFRDGALDQAIPPTGREIDFEQIHVLDLRDGKVVGHEAVRDDITMLGQLGVFPPAPPTALRMVGWKVTGRAARAAADITTRAAEAAAGAGQPGERAGGR, from the coding sequence ATGGGCATGGACACCACGGGCCTGGCCCACGGGCTCTTCCGGATCCTCGAGACCGGGGACGCGGCACTGGCCGCCGAGGTGGTGGGCGAGGACTTCCACAACCGCGAAGCGGCCGTGGCGCCCTCCGCCTGCTCGATCCCGGGACCGGCGGGCGTCCTCGCGTCGAGCGCGTGGATGCGGTCCGCCTTCAGCGACCTGCGCTTCCCCGTCCTCGGCATCGCCGGGAACGACGAGCAGGTGTGGGTACGGCTGCGGATGCAGGGGCGCCACACCGGCCCGTTCGTCCGTTTCCGCGACGGCGCCCTCGACCAGGCCATACCCCCCACCGGCCGTGAGATCGACTTCGAGCAGATCCACGTGCTGGATCTGCGGGACGGCAAGGTCGTCGGACACGAGGCGGTACGGGACGACATCACGATGCTCGGCCAGCTCGGCGTGTTCCCGCCGGCCCCTCCGACCGCCCTGCGCATGGTCGGCTGGAAGGTGACCGGCCGCGCCGCCCGCGCGGCCGCCGACATCACCACGCGTGCGGCCGAGGCGGCGGCCGGGGCCGGTCAGCCGGGCGAGCGCGCCGGAGGCCGCTGA
- a CDS encoding antibiotic biosynthesis monooxygenase family protein, whose amino-acid sequence MSVVKINVLSVPAEQRETLEKRFASRAHAVENSDGFEWFELLRPVEGTDSYLVYTRWRDEASFQAWMEGPMKAAHQGGGEGGERPRPAAAGSTLWSFDVVQQAAPKTA is encoded by the coding sequence ATGAGCGTAGTCAAGATCAACGTACTGAGCGTCCCCGCCGAGCAGCGGGAGACGCTGGAGAAGCGCTTCGCCTCCCGGGCCCACGCCGTGGAGAACTCCGACGGCTTCGAGTGGTTCGAACTCCTCCGCCCGGTCGAGGGCACCGACAGCTATCTCGTCTACACCCGGTGGCGCGACGAGGCGTCCTTCCAGGCGTGGATGGAGGGTCCCATGAAGGCGGCCCACCAGGGCGGCGGCGAGGGCGGCGAGCGACCCAGGCCCGCTGCCGCCGGGTCCACGCTGTGGTCCTTCGACGTCGTGCAGCAGGCCGCGCCGAAGACCGCGTGA
- the glpK gene encoding glycerol kinase GlpK, with protein sequence MVERYVMSIDQGTNSTRCILFDHHGRMVSVAQREHQQHFPRPGWVEHDAVEIWRNLQRIVPEALSDEGVGAAEVAAIGLANQRETTVVWDRRTGAPLGRAIVWQDTRTASLVDDLRRDPGDDFFLERCGLPPSTYFSALRIRWLFDHVNGLERRAEDGEVLFGTMESWLIWNLTGGVDGGLHITDATNASRTMLMNIRTLEWDHELLEFFGVPRAMLPRIRSSAESYGEARSLLPGVRITAALGDQQAALFGQTCFSPGEAKCTYGTGSFLLLNTGTDVVRSRHGLLTTVAYKIGDEPPVYALEGSIAVTGSLVQWFRDRLGLINSAPEIETLARTVEDNGGCYIVPAFSGLFAPRWRSDARGVIVGLTSYITRGHLARAVLEATGWQTREVVDAMNADSSVALKQLKVDGGMTADNLLMQFVADVLDVPVVRPMVAETVSLGAAYAAGLAAGYWPDLEILRRNWHRAGQWLPDMDPVRRAAEYDNWQRAVERSLGWIKPPGST encoded by the coding sequence ATGGTTGAACGGTATGTAATGTCCATCGATCAGGGCACCAACTCCACCCGATGCATCCTGTTCGACCACCACGGCCGGATGGTGTCGGTCGCCCAGCGTGAGCACCAGCAGCACTTCCCCCGTCCCGGCTGGGTCGAGCACGACGCGGTCGAGATCTGGCGCAACCTGCAGCGGATCGTCCCGGAGGCGCTGTCCGACGAAGGGGTCGGCGCGGCGGAGGTGGCCGCCATCGGCCTCGCGAACCAGCGGGAGACGACGGTGGTCTGGGACCGGCGCACGGGCGCCCCGCTGGGCCGGGCGATCGTCTGGCAGGACACCCGTACGGCTTCGCTCGTCGACGACCTCAGGCGGGATCCCGGCGACGACTTCTTCCTGGAGCGCTGCGGCCTGCCCCCCTCCACCTATTTCTCCGCCCTGCGGATCCGCTGGCTGTTCGACCACGTCAACGGGCTGGAACGGCGTGCCGAGGACGGTGAGGTGCTCTTCGGCACGATGGAGAGCTGGCTGATCTGGAACCTCACCGGCGGGGTGGACGGCGGGCTGCACATCACCGACGCGACGAACGCCAGCCGCACCATGCTGATGAACATCCGCACACTGGAGTGGGACCACGAGCTGCTGGAGTTCTTCGGTGTCCCGCGCGCGATGCTGCCGCGGATCCGCTCGTCCGCCGAGAGCTACGGCGAGGCCCGCTCACTGCTCCCCGGTGTGCGCATCACGGCCGCCCTCGGGGACCAGCAGGCGGCGCTGTTCGGCCAGACCTGCTTCTCCCCGGGCGAGGCGAAGTGCACCTACGGAACGGGCAGCTTCCTGCTGCTCAACACGGGTACGGACGTCGTGCGCTCCCGGCACGGGCTGCTCACGACCGTCGCCTACAAGATCGGCGACGAGCCTCCGGTCTACGCGCTGGAGGGTTCGATCGCCGTGACCGGCTCGCTGGTCCAGTGGTTCCGCGACCGGCTGGGGCTGATCAACAGCGCGCCGGAGATCGAGACCCTCGCCCGGACGGTCGAGGACAACGGCGGCTGCTACATCGTCCCCGCCTTCTCCGGGCTCTTCGCGCCCCGCTGGCGCAGCGACGCGCGCGGGGTCATCGTCGGCCTCACCTCGTACATCACGAGGGGCCATCTGGCCCGCGCCGTCCTGGAGGCCACCGGCTGGCAGACCCGCGAGGTCGTGGACGCCATGAACGCCGACTCCTCGGTGGCCCTGAAGCAGCTCAAGGTCGACGGCGGCATGACGGCCGACAACCTGCTCATGCAGTTCGTGGCCGACGTGCTCGACGTTCCCGTGGTGCGGCCCATGGTCGCCGAGACGGTCTCCCTGGGCGCGGCCTACGCCGCCGGTCTCGCCGCCGGGTACTGGCCGGACCTGGAGATCCTGCGGCGCAACTGGCACCGGGCGGGCCAGTGGCTGCCGGACATGGACCCCGTACGCCGCGCGGCGGAGTACGACAACTGGCAGCGTGCCGTCGAACGGTCGCTGGGGTGGATCAAACCACCGGGGTCCACTTGA
- a CDS encoding IclR family transcriptional regulator, which translates to MAGPVQSIERAAAILRLLAGEPRRLGLGEVAASLGLAKGTAHGILRTLQHVDFVEQDPETGKYQLGAALLHLGTSYLDINELRSRSINWADALAARSGESVRLGTPLEGMVLVVHHVFRPDDTLQTLDVGSLLPLHASSLGKVLLAFGAVTVESVLEAGPEAYTRHTLVTPERLTRALAEIRDLGWGAEVQEMSMGEAGIAAPIRGHGGLVVGAIGLSGPVERICDGHGRPRPKLVTLLREAARAVSRELGAARW; encoded by the coding sequence ATGGCCGGCCCAGTCCAGTCGATCGAACGGGCGGCCGCGATCTTGCGTCTGCTCGCCGGCGAGCCTCGCCGGCTCGGGCTGGGCGAGGTGGCGGCCTCGCTGGGGCTGGCCAAGGGCACCGCCCACGGCATCCTGCGCACGCTCCAGCACGTGGACTTCGTGGAGCAGGACCCCGAGACCGGGAAGTACCAGCTCGGCGCCGCCCTGCTGCACCTCGGTACCAGTTACCTCGACATCAACGAGCTGAGGTCGCGCTCCATCAACTGGGCCGACGCGCTGGCCGCCCGCAGTGGGGAATCGGTTCGCCTGGGCACGCCCCTGGAGGGGATGGTCCTCGTGGTCCACCACGTGTTCCGGCCGGACGACACGCTCCAGACGCTGGACGTCGGCTCGCTGCTGCCGCTGCACGCCTCCTCGCTGGGCAAGGTGCTGCTGGCCTTCGGGGCGGTGACCGTCGAGTCGGTCCTCGAAGCCGGTCCCGAGGCGTACACCCGGCACACCCTGGTCACCCCCGAGCGGCTCACCCGGGCGCTGGCCGAGATCCGCGACCTCGGCTGGGGCGCCGAGGTCCAGGAGATGAGCATGGGCGAGGCCGGCATCGCGGCACCGATCCGGGGCCATGGCGGGCTGGTGGTGGGGGCGATCGGCCTGTCCGGTCCGGTCGAGAGGATCTGTGACGGTCACGGCCGTCCCCGGCCGAAGCTGGTCACTCTCCTCCGGGAGGCCGCACGGGCCGTCTCCAGGGAGCTGGGGGCGGCCCGCTGGTGA
- a CDS encoding ATP-binding protein, with protein sequence MALQLNTRLRDPKLREAVEYVFPLPPVAGAVSAVRRRAGTVLTDWNVSPGIFEDALLVVSELLTNAIVHALPPAELRLSWVRENGFDTLRVEVTDAGPARADGEDLEGIDPDEHGRGEEIVKVLATRYGIRFHPGGVTRWADLVAA encoded by the coding sequence ATGGCGCTACAGCTCAACACGAGGCTTCGTGACCCGAAGCTTCGGGAGGCAGTCGAATACGTCTTCCCGCTGCCGCCGGTCGCCGGGGCCGTCTCGGCCGTCCGCCGACGCGCGGGCACGGTCCTCACCGACTGGAACGTGTCTCCGGGAATCTTCGAGGACGCGCTGCTCGTGGTGTCGGAACTCCTCACCAACGCGATCGTGCACGCCCTCCCCCCGGCCGAGCTGCGCCTGTCCTGGGTCCGCGAGAACGGCTTCGACACCCTGCGGGTCGAGGTGACCGACGCGGGACCCGCGCGTGCCGACGGAGAGGACCTGGAAGGGATCGATCCCGACGAACACGGCCGCGGCGAGGAGATCGTCAAGGTCCTGGCGACCCGGTACGGCATACGGTTCCACCCCGGCGGGGTGACCAGGTGGGCCGATCTCGTGGCGGCGTGA
- a CDS encoding IclR family transcriptional regulator translates to MGAQDGPTLIASVQRAFRLLEAVSAHENGAPAKQLARETELPLATAYHLLRTLVHDGYLRKLDDGGFILGDKLQALHSTARGQTLLSRIRPTLAALRDELTSPAYLTFYEEGEIRVAEIVDGPRAPRVDLWVGFEDAGHATALGKCVLRELDDEARNDYLSRHALADLTPRTVTSSSELLRRLDSSSVAPAVTDLEEYALGTVCVAVPVYCGETLGALGVSLPAERVSRLEDVVTRLIPTADRVTRSLSLTI, encoded by the coding sequence ATGGGTGCGCAAGACGGCCCCACGCTCATCGCCTCCGTGCAGCGGGCCTTCCGTCTGCTGGAGGCCGTGAGCGCGCACGAGAACGGCGCGCCGGCGAAACAGCTGGCTCGGGAGACCGAACTGCCGCTGGCCACCGCGTACCACCTGCTGCGGACGCTGGTGCACGACGGTTATCTGCGGAAGCTGGACGACGGCGGCTTCATCCTCGGGGACAAGCTGCAGGCCCTGCACAGCACCGCCCGCGGACAGACCCTGCTCAGCCGGATCCGCCCCACGCTCGCCGCGCTGCGGGACGAGCTCACGTCCCCCGCCTACCTCACTTTCTACGAGGAGGGCGAGATCCGGGTCGCCGAGATCGTCGACGGTCCCCGGGCACCCCGGGTCGACCTCTGGGTGGGGTTCGAGGACGCCGGTCACGCCACCGCGCTGGGCAAGTGCGTCCTGCGGGAACTGGACGACGAGGCCCGCAACGACTATCTCTCGCGGCACGCCCTCGCCGATCTCACCCCACGGACCGTGACCAGTTCCTCGGAGCTGCTCCGGCGGCTCGACTCCTCGTCGGTGGCCCCGGCCGTCACGGACCTGGAGGAGTACGCCCTCGGCACGGTCTGCGTCGCGGTGCCCGTCTACTGCGGGGAGACGCTGGGCGCACTCGGCGTCTCGCTGCCGGCGGAACGCGTCTCCCGGCTGGAGGACGTCGTGACCCGGCTGATCCCCACCGCGGACCGCGTCACGAGAAGTCTCTCGCTCACTATCTGA
- a CDS encoding Fur family transcriptional regulator, with protein MSDLLERLRARGWRMTSQRRVVAEVLDGDHVHFTADEVHARAAQRLPEISRATVYNTLGEMVSLGEVIEVSTDGRAKRYDPNAHHAHQHLVCSNCGTIRDVHPTGDPLADLPAVERFGFQVSEVEVTYRGLCPSCS; from the coding sequence ATGAGTGACCTGCTGGAGCGACTGCGAGCGCGTGGCTGGCGGATGACCTCGCAGCGACGTGTCGTCGCGGAGGTCCTCGACGGCGACCACGTCCATTTCACGGCCGACGAGGTGCACGCCCGCGCCGCGCAGCGACTGCCCGAGATCTCCCGGGCGACCGTCTACAACACCCTGGGCGAGATGGTCTCCCTCGGTGAGGTCATAGAGGTCTCGACGGACGGCCGCGCCAAGCGCTACGACCCCAACGCCCACCACGCCCACCAGCACCTGGTGTGCTCCAACTGCGGCACCATCCGGGACGTCCATCCGACCGGCGACCCGCTGGCGGACCTCCCCGCGGTGGAGCGGTTCGGCTTCCAGGTGTCCGAGGTCGAGGTCACCTACCGCGGACTCTGCCCCTCCTGCTCCTGA
- the katG gene encoding catalase/peroxidase HPI, whose product MSENHDAIVVDAKSEGEGGGCPVAHGRAAHPTQGGGNGQWWPDRLNLKILAKNPAVANPLGEEFDYAEAFNGLDLAAVKRDIAELLTDSQDWWPADFGNYGPFMIRMAWHSAGTYRISDGRGGAGAGQQRFAPLNSWPDNGNLDKARRLLWPVKKKYGQSISWADLMILTGNVALETMGFKTFGFAGGRADVWEPDEDVYWGPETTWLGDERYTGDRELENPLGAVQMGLIYVNPEGPNGTPDPLAAARDIRETFRRMAMNDEETVALIAGGHTFGKTHGAGPADSVGADPEAAPLEEQGLGWKNSFGTGKGGDAITSGLEGIWTNTPVTWDNSFFEILFGYEWELFQSPAGANQWRPKDGAGATTVPDAHDPSKTHAPTMLTTDLSLRVDPAYEQISRRFLENPDAFADAFARAWFKLTHRDMGPVVRYLGPEVPAEELLWQDPLPAVTHELVDAADIAALKSQVLASDLSVAQLVSAAWASASSFRGSDKRGGANGGRIRLQPQSGWEVNDPDQLATVLRTLEGIQSAFNSAQTGGKRISIADLVVLAGGAAVEQAAKDAGFDIEVPFSPGRADASQEQTDVEAFAPLEPAADGFRNYLGKGNRLPAEYLLIDRANLLTLSAPEMTVLVGGLRVLGANHQQSSLGVLTTTPGTLTNDFFANLLDLGTTWKAVSEDANTFEGRDSATGEVKWTGSRADLVFGSNSELRALAEVYASDDAKEKFVNDFVAAWSKVMDLDRFDLV is encoded by the coding sequence ATGTCTGAGAACCACGATGCAATCGTCGTAGACGCGAAGTCGGAGGGTGAGGGCGGTGGATGCCCCGTCGCGCACGGGCGTGCCGCGCACCCGACGCAGGGAGGCGGGAACGGCCAGTGGTGGCCCGATCGCCTCAACCTGAAGATCCTCGCCAAGAACCCGGCCGTCGCCAACCCGCTCGGCGAGGAGTTCGACTACGCCGAGGCGTTCAACGGTCTCGACCTCGCCGCCGTCAAGCGTGACATCGCCGAGCTGCTCACGGACTCGCAGGACTGGTGGCCGGCCGACTTCGGCAACTACGGCCCGTTCATGATCCGGATGGCCTGGCACAGCGCGGGCACCTACCGCATCAGCGACGGTCGCGGCGGCGCCGGTGCCGGGCAGCAGCGGTTCGCCCCGCTCAACAGCTGGCCGGACAACGGCAACCTCGACAAGGCCCGCCGGCTGCTGTGGCCCGTCAAGAAGAAGTACGGCCAGAGCATCTCCTGGGCCGACCTCATGATCCTCACCGGCAACGTAGCCCTGGAGACGATGGGCTTCAAGACGTTCGGCTTCGCCGGCGGCCGCGCCGACGTGTGGGAGCCCGACGAGGACGTCTACTGGGGTCCCGAGACCACCTGGCTGGGCGACGAGCGCTACACCGGCGACCGCGAGCTGGAGAACCCGCTCGGCGCGGTCCAGATGGGCCTCATCTACGTGAACCCCGAGGGCCCGAACGGCACTCCGGACCCGCTCGCCGCGGCCCGCGACATCCGTGAGACGTTCCGCCGGATGGCCATGAACGACGAGGAGACCGTCGCGCTCATCGCCGGTGGCCACACCTTCGGCAAGACCCACGGCGCCGGCCCGGCGGACAGCGTCGGCGCCGACCCCGAGGCCGCCCCGCTGGAGGAGCAGGGCCTCGGCTGGAAGAACTCCTTCGGCACCGGCAAGGGTGGCGACGCGATCACCAGCGGCCTCGAGGGCATCTGGACGAACACCCCCGTCACCTGGGACAACAGCTTCTTCGAGATCCTCTTCGGCTACGAGTGGGAGCTGTTCCAGAGCCCCGCGGGCGCGAACCAGTGGCGGCCGAAGGACGGCGCCGGCGCGACCACCGTCCCCGACGCCCACGACCCGTCGAAGACCCACGCCCCGACGATGCTGACGACCGACCTGTCGCTCCGCGTCGACCCGGCGTACGAGCAGATCTCGCGGCGCTTCCTCGAGAACCCCGACGCGTTCGCCGACGCCTTCGCCCGTGCGTGGTTCAAGCTCACCCACCGCGACATGGGCCCGGTCGTGCGCTACCTCGGCCCGGAGGTCCCGGCCGAGGAGCTGCTCTGGCAGGACCCGCTGCCCGCCGTCACGCACGAGCTCGTCGACGCCGCGGACATCGCCGCCCTCAAGAGCCAGGTCCTCGCCTCGGACCTCTCGGTGGCGCAGCTCGTCTCCGCCGCCTGGGCGTCGGCGTCCTCCTTCCGCGGCAGCGACAAGCGCGGCGGCGCCAACGGCGGCCGCATCCGCCTGCAGCCGCAGAGCGGCTGGGAGGTGAACGACCCGGACCAGCTGGCGACCGTGCTGCGCACCCTGGAGGGCATCCAGAGCGCCTTCAACTCCGCCCAGACCGGTGGCAAGCGGATCTCGATCGCCGACCTGGTCGTGCTGGCGGGCGGTGCCGCCGTCGAGCAGGCCGCCAAGGACGCCGGCTTCGACATCGAGGTCCCGTTCTCCCCGGGCCGCGCGGACGCCTCGCAGGAGCAGACGGACGTCGAGGCGTTCGCCCCGCTCGAGCCGGCCGCCGACGGGTTCCGCAACTACCTCGGCAAGGGCAACCGGCTCCCGGCCGAGTACCTGCTGATCGACCGCGCGAACCTGCTCACCCTGAGCGCTCCCGAGATGACGGTCCTCGTCGGCGGTCTCCGCGTACTGGGCGCGAACCACCAGCAGTCGTCGCTCGGCGTCCTCACCACCACCCCGGGAACGCTGACCAACGACTTCTTCGCCAACCTGCTGGACCTGGGCACGACGTGGAAGGCGGTCTCCGAGGACGCCAACACGTTCGAGGGCCGCGACTCCGCCACGGGCGAGGTCAAGTGGACCGGAAGCCGCGCCGACCTCGTCTTCGGGTCGAACTCGGAGCTGCGCGCGCTCGCCGAGGTCTACGCGAGCGACGACGCGAAGGAGAAGTTCGTGAACGACTTCGTCGCGGCGTGGAGCAAGGTGATGGACCTCGACCGGTTCGACCTGGTCTGA
- a CDS encoding helix-turn-helix domain-containing protein: MSRATEDTNRRMLRARDAMDRAYAEPLDVPALARIAHVSPAHFTRTFRATFGETPHRYLQRRRVERAMFLLRETDRSVTDICFAVGFGSPGTFSRTFHGIVGRSPRTYRKEAVPANVPTCFAKAWLRPAG, encoded by the coding sequence GTGAGCCGCGCCACCGAAGACACCAACCGCCGCATGCTGCGGGCCCGCGACGCGATGGACCGCGCGTACGCGGAGCCGCTGGACGTCCCGGCGCTCGCCCGGATCGCGCATGTGTCCCCGGCCCACTTCACCCGCACCTTCCGGGCCACCTTCGGCGAGACACCGCACCGCTATCTGCAGCGCCGCCGTGTCGAGCGCGCGATGTTCCTGCTGCGGGAGACCGACCGCAGCGTGACGGACATCTGCTTCGCGGTCGGCTTCGGCAGCCCGGGAACCTTCAGCCGCACCTTCCACGGCATCGTCGGCCGGTCTCCGCGGACCTACCGCAAGGAGGCGGTCCCCGCGAACGTGCCGACCTGCTTCGCCAAGGCGTGGCTGCGGCCGGCCGGCTGA
- a CDS encoding VOC family protein, translating into MFNAITHSQIYVLDQDEALDFYVGKLGLEVNADVDLGFMRWLTVNVPGHPDRQILLEKPGPPALSEETARQVRELVTKGATGGSLIFSTDDCRKTYETLLARGVEFTEEPTERPYGIDCGLRDPFGNNIRFTQPA; encoded by the coding sequence ATGTTCAACGCCATCACGCACTCACAGATCTACGTCCTCGACCAGGACGAGGCCCTCGACTTCTACGTGGGAAAGCTCGGCCTGGAGGTCAACGCCGATGTCGACCTCGGCTTCATGCGCTGGTTGACCGTCAACGTCCCGGGACACCCCGACCGGCAGATCCTGCTGGAGAAGCCGGGTCCCCCCGCACTGTCCGAGGAGACGGCGCGGCAGGTCCGCGAGCTGGTCACCAAGGGCGCCACCGGCGGCTCGCTCATCTTCAGCACGGACGACTGCCGCAAGACGTACGAGACGCTGCTCGCCCGGGGCGTCGAGTTCACCGAGGAACCGACGGAGCGTCCGTACGGCATCGACTGCGGCCTGCGTGACCCCTTCGGCAACAACATCAGGTTCACCCAGCCGGCCTAG
- a CDS encoding acyltransferase family protein, with translation MTSATGTTRAPAPTATTAEATPAPRPSSLPSLTGLRWVAAVLVFGLHVHNFGYFGGTGGRIMAWGFGAGANGVSFFFVLSGFVLMWSARPRDRAMAFWRRRVARIYPVHLVTAAIALVMGFTLSRQMRPTPTSALANLLLTHSWWRPWWQTLDPVSWSLACEAFFYAVFPLLALGLRRLGARGLTAVAGLSVLTVAALAWSDAHHWLSQPVYSFPAARLPEFVLGAAVARLVSLGRWRGPGTEAALGLTIIGYFLVPQVTPGYAATVCTIVGFALLIPAAAVADLRDLPSLWRHRRLVRLGELSFAFYMIHLLVLRAGVNLLGKSPHFGVAAGLTATAVAFTVALGLAWLLYEGVERPARDLLLRRRSGKPRARVTARAGGVVHRGQGR, from the coding sequence ATGACATCGGCGACCGGGACGACCCGGGCGCCGGCCCCGACAGCGACCACGGCCGAGGCCACTCCCGCGCCCCGGCCGTCCTCACTGCCTTCGCTCACCGGACTGCGCTGGGTGGCGGCGGTGCTGGTCTTCGGGCTGCACGTGCACAACTTCGGCTACTTCGGGGGCACCGGCGGCCGGATCATGGCGTGGGGGTTCGGGGCGGGTGCCAACGGTGTCTCGTTCTTCTTCGTCCTCTCCGGCTTCGTGCTGATGTGGTCGGCACGGCCGCGCGACCGCGCCATGGCCTTCTGGCGACGGCGCGTCGCCCGGATCTATCCGGTCCACCTCGTCACCGCCGCGATCGCGCTGGTCATGGGGTTCACACTGTCCCGCCAGATGAGACCCACCCCGACCTCGGCCCTGGCCAACCTGCTGCTGACACACTCCTGGTGGCGCCCGTGGTGGCAGACCCTCGACCCGGTCAGCTGGTCGCTCGCCTGCGAGGCCTTCTTCTACGCGGTCTTCCCGCTGCTGGCCCTCGGGCTGCGCCGACTCGGGGCGCGCGGGCTGACCGCCGTCGCCGGACTCTCCGTGCTGACGGTGGCCGCCCTGGCCTGGTCGGACGCGCACCACTGGCTCAGCCAGCCGGTGTACTCCTTTCCCGCGGCCCGCCTCCCCGAATTCGTGCTCGGCGCCGCGGTCGCCCGGCTGGTCTCCCTGGGGCGCTGGCGCGGGCCCGGCACGGAGGCCGCACTGGGGCTGACGATCATCGGGTACTTCCTCGTCCCCCAGGTCACCCCCGGCTACGCGGCCACCGTCTGCACCATCGTCGGCTTCGCCCTGCTGATCCCGGCGGCCGCCGTCGCCGACCTGCGGGACCTTCCCTCGCTGTGGCGGCACCGGCGGCTGGTGCGGCTCGGAGAGCTCTCCTTCGCCTTCTACATGATCCATCTGCTCGTCCTGCGGGCCGGTGTCAACCTGCTCGGGAAGTCCCCGCACTTCGGCGTGGCGGCCGGACTGACCGCCACCGCCGTGGCGTTCACCGTGGCTCTCGGACTGGCCTGGCTCCTGTACGAGGGCGTCGAGCGCCCGGCCCGGGACCTGCTGCTGCGCCGCCGGAGCGGGAAGCCCCGGGCACGCGTCACCGCGCGGGCCGGAGGCGTCGTCCACCGAGGGCAGGGGCGGTAG
- a CDS encoding SRPBCC family protein — MAGQFEATAEINRPVEEVFAFLAEGTNDPKFSPRVQEIKKTPEGPTAVGTVFTSTVKDAGMKTGRQFRITEFDPPRRIRWTEVSKNVVTADQGGYDLESTGAGTTHVRIFNVLEGHGIGKLLVGFALSAARKDADAFGRRIKAAVEAS, encoded by the coding sequence GTGGCCGGTCAGTTCGAGGCGACAGCCGAGATCAACCGCCCCGTCGAGGAGGTCTTCGCCTTCCTGGCCGAGGGCACGAACGACCCGAAGTTCAGCCCCAGGGTGCAGGAGATCAAGAAAACGCCGGAGGGCCCGACGGCCGTGGGCACCGTCTTCACGAGCACGGTCAAGGACGCGGGCATGAAGACGGGCCGGCAGTTCCGGATCACCGAGTTCGACCCGCCGCGGCGGATCCGCTGGACGGAGGTCTCGAAGAACGTCGTGACGGCCGACCAGGGCGGTTACGACCTCGAGTCCACCGGTGCGGGCACGACCCACGTGAGGATCTTCAACGTGCTCGAGGGCCACGGCATCGGAAAGCTCCTGGTGGGCTTCGCGCTGAGCGCGGCACGCAAGGACGCGGACGCGTTCGGCCGACGGATCAAGGCCGCGGTCGAGGCGTCCTGA
- the gcvH gene encoding glycine cleavage system protein GcvH: MSNVPNELKYTKDHEWVRVTREGVVRVGITHHAQKELGDIVFAELPAKGTAVSAGDPFGTLESVKAVTEVYAPVSGEVTALNDELDDSPETVNEDPYGDGWLIEITFTDRTELDRLLSDDMYESYIREGAE, from the coding sequence GTGTCGAACGTCCCGAACGAGCTGAAGTACACCAAGGACCACGAATGGGTGCGGGTGACACGTGAGGGCGTGGTGCGGGTCGGCATCACCCACCACGCCCAGAAGGAACTCGGCGACATCGTCTTCGCGGAGCTTCCCGCCAAGGGCACGGCCGTCTCCGCGGGGGACCCGTTCGGCACGCTCGAGTCGGTCAAAGCGGTGACCGAGGTCTACGCGCCGGTGTCGGGCGAGGTGACCGCCCTCAACGACGAGCTCGACGACAGCCCCGAGACGGTCAACGAGGATCCCTACGGCGACGGCTGGCTGATCGAGATCACGTTCACCGACCGGACCGAACTCGACCGGCTGCTCAGTGACGACATGTACGAGAGCTACATCCGCGAAGGCGCTGAATAG